A region from the Thauera humireducens genome encodes:
- a CDS encoding PA0069 family radical SAM protein: MTVYKNSSAPISLAIPALTSTSPLRGRGSTIRPGGRFLVHRRDAFDDGWPDDDAPAPLRTELFVDNARRVINYNSSPDIPFDRSINPYRGCEHGCVYCFARPSHAYLDLSPGLDFETKLFWKPDAPDLLRKELAAPGYRCAPIALGMNTDAWQPVERHTGLTRQLLEVLLEARHPVSLITKSALIERDLDLLAELARHDLVEVMVSVTTLDDALARRLEPRAARPARRLETIRRLHEAGVPVGVLFAPLIPALNDHEMEAVVEAAHALGARTAGYVVLRLPLELKDVFEDWLHAHVPDRARHVMSRVADLRGGRANDPRFGSRMRGEGVVAELYRQRMNRLHARLGLGRSRRNLDTTAFRPPRQKGPQLALF, from the coding sequence ATGACTGTATATAAAAACAGCTCAGCACCCATCTCGCTGGCAATACCGGCGCTGACCTCAACGTCGCCGCTGCGCGGGCGCGGCAGCACCATCCGCCCGGGCGGGCGCTTCCTCGTCCATCGCCGCGACGCCTTCGATGACGGCTGGCCGGACGACGACGCGCCAGCACCGCTGCGTACCGAGCTCTTCGTCGACAACGCACGCCGCGTCATCAACTACAACAGCTCGCCCGACATCCCCTTCGATCGCTCGATCAACCCCTATCGTGGCTGCGAGCACGGCTGCGTCTATTGCTTCGCCCGCCCCAGCCACGCCTACCTCGACCTGTCGCCCGGGCTGGATTTCGAGACGAAGCTGTTCTGGAAGCCCGATGCCCCAGACTTGCTGCGCAAGGAGCTGGCCGCGCCCGGCTACCGCTGCGCGCCGATCGCGCTCGGCATGAACACCGATGCCTGGCAGCCGGTGGAGCGCCACACCGGTCTCACGCGGCAACTGCTCGAAGTGCTGCTCGAAGCCCGCCACCCGGTCAGCCTGATCACCAAGTCGGCCCTCATCGAGCGCGACCTCGACCTGCTGGCCGAGCTGGCACGACATGATCTGGTGGAGGTCATGGTCTCGGTGACGACGCTCGACGACGCGCTCGCTCGCCGTCTCGAGCCGCGCGCCGCCCGCCCCGCACGGCGGCTCGAGACGATCCGCCGCCTGCACGAAGCCGGCGTGCCGGTCGGCGTGTTGTTTGCGCCGCTGATTCCGGCCCTGAACGATCACGAGATGGAAGCGGTGGTCGAGGCGGCCCACGCGCTCGGTGCGCGTACCGCAGGCTATGTCGTGCTGCGTCTGCCGCTCGAACTGAAGGACGTATTCGAGGACTGGCTGCACGCCCATGTCCCCGACCGTGCGCGGCACGTCATGAGCCGCGTCGCCGACCTGCGCGGCGGACGCGCCAACGATCCGCGCTTCGGCAGTCGCATGCGCGGCGAAGGGGTGGTGGCCGAACTCTACCGCCAGCGCATGAACCGGCTGCATGCCCGACTGGGCCTGGGGCGTTCGCGTCGCAACCTGGACACCACGGCCTTTCGACCGCCACGGCAAAAAGGGCCACAGCTGGCCCTTTTCTGA
- a CDS encoding sigma 54-interacting transcriptional regulator, translating to MTSLRQPATAPARNRPQLLLIDDDPDLLRLLSMRLKANGYRVSAAASIEAARSLLGVERFDLVLSDVRLPDGDGLALFEEIRQQHPALPVILLTAHGTIPDAVEATSRGVAGYLTKPFDSQALLATLAQTLQRTAPTPGTGPKADEDWRAELISHSARMHALLDEARLIAASDASVLIRGDSGTGKELLARAIHRASPRAAAPFVAINCGAIPEPLLESELFGHVRGAFTGATHHHTGLLQAAHGGTLFLDEIGDMPLALQVKLLRVLQERAVRPVGATRAEPVDLRIISATHRDLDAALADGQFREDLYYRINVVSLELPTLAERREDIPLLAEHFLRGLAVKYAKDLSGFAPDALEALATAQWPGNVRQLQNVVEQVCALATTQLIPRTLVERALRVRPIEALGYPEAKRRFERNYLIQILKLTAGNVSDAARLAERNRTEFYRLLQRHGLTPDLFRGEGPAVDR from the coding sequence ATGACGAGTCTTCGCCAGCCTGCGACGGCGCCCGCCCGCAACCGCCCGCAGCTGCTGCTGATCGATGACGACCCCGACCTGCTGCGGCTGCTGTCGATGCGCTTGAAGGCGAACGGCTATCGCGTCAGCGCTGCCGCGAGCATCGAAGCCGCTCGCAGCCTGCTGGGCGTCGAACGCTTCGACCTCGTCCTCAGCGACGTGCGCCTTCCTGACGGTGACGGCCTTGCGCTGTTCGAGGAGATCCGCCAACAACACCCGGCACTGCCCGTCATCCTGCTGACGGCCCACGGCACGATTCCCGATGCCGTCGAGGCCACCTCGCGCGGCGTCGCGGGCTACCTCACGAAGCCGTTCGACAGCCAGGCACTGCTCGCCACCCTTGCCCAGACGCTGCAGCGGACTGCGCCGACGCCGGGCACGGGCCCGAAGGCGGACGAGGACTGGCGCGCCGAATTGATCAGTCACAGCGCGCGCATGCACGCCCTGCTCGACGAGGCCCGTCTGATCGCGGCGTCCGATGCCAGCGTGCTCATCCGCGGTGACAGCGGCACGGGCAAGGAATTGCTTGCACGCGCCATCCACCGCGCCAGTCCGCGTGCCGCGGCGCCCTTCGTCGCGATCAACTGTGGCGCCATCCCCGAGCCCCTGCTCGAATCCGAGCTGTTCGGCCACGTGCGCGGCGCCTTCACCGGCGCCACCCACCATCACACGGGCCTGCTGCAGGCCGCTCACGGTGGCACCCTCTTTCTCGACGAAATCGGCGACATGCCGCTCGCGCTGCAGGTCAAGCTGCTGCGCGTGCTGCAGGAGCGGGCGGTGCGCCCCGTCGGCGCCACGCGCGCCGAGCCGGTCGACCTGCGCATCATCTCGGCAACGCACCGCGACCTCGATGCCGCGCTCGCCGACGGACAGTTCCGCGAGGATCTCTACTACCGCATCAATGTCGTCAGCCTCGAGCTACCGACACTCGCCGAACGACGTGAGGACATCCCCTTGCTGGCCGAGCATTTCCTTCGCGGACTAGCCGTCAAATACGCCAAGGACCTCAGCGGCTTCGCCCCCGACGCCCTGGAGGCACTCGCCACCGCCCAGTGGCCCGGCAATGTCCGCCAGTTGCAGAACGTGGTCGAGCAGGTCTGCGCACTGGCGACGACCCAGCTGATCCCGCGCACCCTCGTCGAGCGCGCCCTGCGCGTGAGACCGATCGAGGCACTGGGCTACCCCGAGGCCAAGCGTCGCTTCGAGCGAAACTACCTGATACAGATCCTGAAGCTGACTGCCGGTAATGTCTCGGATGCCGCACGACTGGCAGAACGCAACCGCACCGAGTTCTACCGGCTGCTGCAGCGCCACGGCCTGACTCCCGACCTGTTCCGCGGAGAAGGCCCGGCGGTCGATCGCTGA
- a CDS encoding ATP-binding protein — translation MLRPSFSLTLLASFLLIAGVLGAAAASGWMALEQFAREGRERSTAAIALNASVQQLAERSVDLERSARQYLVLEDEAIRERFFAARDEALRALARIEQLDPALAPLADTWRQHAGNIVLAVGRELAGPPLPAATASPGSAETLLALSGINEQLAAEARAHVARDERALLDTLDARRKELTAQILGAVAIAIALAALTGWWLLRPLRRIEKAIAALGDSQLTQVIEVDGPADLRRVGQQLDWLRLRLTELEAHRNRVLRHVSHELKTPLASLREGVSLLADGVLGRLTPEQREVSAILEHNTRALQERIEQLLHYNATQFDARRLELRATALLPLVRETVAELQLQTQARGIRIDIDGEAPLVQADAGKLRIALSNLLANAIGFSPAGDRIRIELARDGETVLIDCIDSGPGIATAELERIFEPFFQGSQPDQRSAKGSGLGLAIVREFIAAHGGKVFALPAERGAHFRIELPHAT, via the coding sequence ATGTTGCGTCCGTCATTCAGCCTGACCTTGCTGGCCAGCTTTCTCCTCATCGCCGGCGTACTGGGCGCAGCGGCCGCCAGCGGCTGGATGGCGCTCGAGCAGTTCGCGCGCGAGGGCCGCGAACGCAGTACAGCGGCAATCGCCCTCAACGCGAGCGTGCAGCAACTGGCCGAACGCTCGGTCGATCTCGAGCGCAGTGCCCGGCAGTACCTGGTGCTGGAAGATGAAGCCATCCGCGAGCGTTTCTTCGCCGCGCGGGATGAAGCGCTGCGGGCGCTCGCGCGCATCGAGCAGCTCGACCCCGCGCTCGCGCCCCTGGCCGACACGTGGCGCCAGCACGCCGGGAACATCGTACTGGCGGTCGGGCGCGAACTTGCGGGGCCACCACTGCCTGCGGCGACAGCCTCCCCCGGCAGTGCCGAGACCCTGCTGGCGCTTAGCGGGATCAACGAGCAGCTTGCCGCGGAAGCACGCGCTCATGTGGCAAGGGATGAACGTGCGCTGCTCGACACCCTCGACGCACGCCGCAAGGAGCTGACGGCCCAGATCCTCGGCGCAGTCGCCATCGCCATTGCGCTCGCCGCACTCACCGGCTGGTGGCTGCTGCGTCCGCTGCGACGCATCGAGAAGGCGATCGCCGCGCTCGGTGACAGCCAGCTCACGCAGGTCATCGAGGTGGACGGACCGGCCGACCTGCGCCGGGTCGGCCAGCAGCTCGACTGGCTACGCCTCCGCCTGACCGAACTCGAGGCGCACCGCAACCGGGTGCTGCGCCACGTGTCGCACGAATTGAAGACACCGCTCGCTTCACTGCGCGAGGGCGTCTCGCTGCTGGCGGACGGAGTCCTCGGGCGGCTCACGCCCGAGCAACGGGAGGTCAGCGCCATTCTCGAACACAACACCCGCGCACTGCAGGAACGGATCGAACAGCTCCTGCACTACAACGCGACCCAGTTCGACGCCCGCAGGCTCGAACTGCGCGCCACGGCACTGCTGCCACTCGTGCGCGAAACCGTTGCCGAGCTTCAGCTCCAGACCCAGGCGCGGGGCATTCGCATCGACATCGACGGCGAGGCCCCGCTGGTCCAGGCCGACGCCGGCAAGCTGCGCATCGCCCTGTCCAACCTGCTGGCCAACGCGATCGGCTTCAGCCCCGCGGGCGATCGCATCCGCATCGAGCTCGCCCGCGATGGCGAGACCGTGCTCATCGACTGCATCGACAGCGGCCCCGGCATCGCGACGGCAGAGCTGGAACGCATTTTCGAACCCTTCTTCCAGGGCAGCCAGCCCGACCAGCGCAGCGCCAAAGGCAGCGGGCTGGGGCTGGCCATCGTGCGCGAGTTCATCGCCGCCCATGGCGGCAAGGTGTTCGCGCTGCCCGCCGAGCGCGGCGCCCACTTCCGGATCGAGTTGCCCCATGCGACCTAG
- a CDS encoding bactofilin family protein, producing the protein MFNKSNLFPKAAEPLSPRGPSARPGMGVSNSAPSGVGVSGESTSLRDAAPAAAVATPVEETKVPEAFDGAAGGGSRLIVGPDVKLKGAEILDCDTLVVEGRVEATMDSRVIRIAENGAYAGTVGIDVAEIHGRFEGELTARQQLIIHATGRVSGKIRYGKILIEEGGEISGDVQSLAKAGAKEALRAVESRSTESKPLAAVAG; encoded by the coding sequence ATGTTCAACAAGTCGAATCTGTTCCCGAAAGCCGCCGAACCCCTCAGCCCGCGCGGCCCGTCCGCGCGGCCGGGCATGGGCGTCAGCAACAGTGCCCCGTCCGGTGTGGGCGTGTCAGGCGAGTCGACCTCGCTGCGCGATGCTGCGCCGGCTGCGGCCGTCGCCACGCCCGTCGAGGAGACGAAGGTGCCAGAGGCCTTCGATGGGGCCGCCGGTGGTGGCAGCCGTCTGATCGTCGGCCCCGACGTCAAGCTGAAGGGCGCCGAGATCCTCGACTGCGACACCCTGGTCGTCGAAGGCCGCGTCGAGGCGACGATGGACAGCCGTGTCATCCGTATCGCCGAGAATGGCGCCTATGCGGGGACGGTCGGCATCGACGTCGCCGAGATCCACGGACGCTTCGAAGGCGAACTGACCGCGCGCCAGCAACTGATCATCCATGCCACCGGCCGCGTCAGCGGCAAGATCCGCTACGGCAAGATCCTGATCGAGGAGGGCGGCGAGATTTCGGGTGACGTTCAGTCGCTGGCCAAGGCGGGCGCGAAGGAGGCCCTGCGCGCGGTGGAGAGTCGCAGCACGGAAAGCAAGCCACTTGCGGCGGTGGCTGGCTGA
- a CDS encoding lytic transglycosylase domain-containing protein yields MRPHGSLTRFAAALLLALASGTAVAGAQQYEPLAASVRAALHEAVSDAAAPTLPIPDAGERAQWLAEMSRRLQKRIPDASYRTELLTSIHYEATRAGLDPQLVLGLIQVESNFRKYAISSAGARGYMQVMPFWLKVMNRPDDNLFHLRTNLRYGCTILRHYLDIEKGNLFRALGRYNGSLGKAEYPNLVRAAWEKHWSWQPQQLAAGTVASATTPAN; encoded by the coding sequence ATGCGCCCCCATGGCTCACTGACCCGCTTCGCTGCCGCGCTGCTGCTCGCGCTGGCGAGCGGCACGGCAGTCGCGGGGGCGCAGCAGTACGAGCCGCTGGCGGCCAGCGTACGGGCGGCCTTGCACGAAGCGGTAAGTGACGCAGCCGCGCCGACGCTACCGATCCCGGATGCCGGCGAACGCGCGCAATGGCTGGCGGAAATGTCGCGCCGCCTGCAGAAGCGCATCCCCGATGCCAGCTACCGCACCGAACTGCTTACCAGCATCCACTACGAGGCGACGCGCGCCGGGCTGGACCCTCAGCTGGTGCTCGGCCTGATCCAGGTCGAGAGCAACTTCCGGAAGTATGCGATCTCGTCCGCCGGCGCGCGCGGCTACATGCAGGTCATGCCGTTCTGGCTCAAGGTCATGAACCGGCCCGACGACAACCTGTTCCACCTGCGCACCAACCTGCGCTACGGCTGCACGATCCTGCGCCACTACCTCGACATCGAAAAGGGCAACCTCTTCCGCGCGCTCGGCCGCTACAACGGCAGCCTGGGCAAGGCCGAATACCCGAACCTGGTGCGTGCCGCGTGGGAGAAGCACTGGAGCTGGCAGCCCCAGCAGTTGGCAGCCGGCACGGTCGCCAGCGCGACCACGCCCGCCAACTGA